In Phlebotomus papatasi isolate M1 chromosome 1, Ppap_2.1, whole genome shotgun sequence, the following proteins share a genomic window:
- the LOC129798272 gene encoding putative nuclease HARBI1, which translates to MRYRFMKTSVSYINCLIKEDVEETRGDPLSSMDKLLITLRFYATGSFQRVLGDLVNIDQSTVCRAINETSLKIAKLFHRFVRLPTPEQQQQYVESFYEKFGFPRVVGLIDGTHIPCKSPGGPDAELFRCRKGYFSINCQVTCNADMRIMDLVARWHGSAHDQTIFNFSTLKMKCEENYFGRYFLLGDNGYANKSYLLTPLSNPLTEQERKYNRIHKTTRNLVERCIGVWKTRFPVLQTKSRQKLKNTLKVITATAILHNIARDLNEPSPPPPEIPLPALYQEIHPVVRNLHEALPDNSTRNVIINTI; encoded by the exons ATGAGGTATCGATTCATGAAGACTAGTGTTTCATACATAAATTGTCTCATTAAGGAAGATGTTGAAGAAACTCGAGGAGATCCTCTCTCCTCAATGGATAAACTGTTGATAACACTGCGATTCTATGCCACGGGTAGCTTCCAAAGAGTGTTAGGAGATTTAGTAAACATTGACCAATCTACAGTATGTAGAGCAATCAACGaaacttctttgaaaatcgcCAAACTATTTCATCGTTTTGTCCGTCTTCCAACTCCGGAGCAGCAACAACAATACGTAgaaagtttttacgaaaaatttggATTTCCTCGAGTGGTTGGGCTCATTGACGGAACGCATATACCGTGCAAATCTCCTGGAGGGCCTGATGCTGAATTGTTTCGATGCCGGAAAGgatatttttcaatcaattgtCAAGTGACTTGCAACGCTGATATGCGAATAATGGATTTGGTAGCGAG GTGGCACGGATCAGCTCACGACCAAACTATCTtcaatttttcaactttgaaaatgaagtgcgaggaaaattattttggcCGTTATTTTTTGTTAGGGGACAATGGCTATGCTAACAAGAGTTATCTACTGACTCCACTTTCGAATCCACTCACGGAacaagaaagaaaatataacaGGATACACAAGACTACTCGCAATTTAGTCGAACGCTGTATTGGAGTGTGGAAAACAAGATTTCCCGTTTTACAAACGAAGTCTCgccaaaaactgaaaaatactttgaaggTGATTACAGCTACCGCTATTTTACACAATATTGCAAGGGATTTAAATGAGCCATCTCCACCACCCCCGGAAATACCACTACCAGCTCTGTATCAAGAAATTCATCCAGTTGTGAGAAACCTGCATGAAGCATTGCCAGACAATTCAACAAGAAATGTAATaattaatacaatttaa